The following coding sequences are from one Enterococcus sp. 4G2_DIV0659 window:
- a CDS encoding YesL family protein, whose protein sequence is MVGKALETLFIKIWVIVKLNLFFWLFSCCGLIVAGIGPALKTINDLFASHQFNYKEITLKEGWAFFKQNMIRGNVLFYGWLLLLALLAYNLFLSVQVQGIVFLMIDFILVFGMIYGSVTFQYSLLLDSYYEISLRNLLKLAFISTLSNFANLLKIAIGVCVILFVTWQYKGLLLFGTFSLIQLWSFTATKSWRTSLDERLGCHV, encoded by the coding sequence ATGGTTGGAAAAGCGCTAGAAACGTTATTCATTAAAATTTGGGTCATTGTGAAGTTAAATTTGTTTTTTTGGTTATTTAGTTGTTGCGGATTGATTGTTGCTGGCATAGGTCCTGCTTTAAAAACAATCAATGACTTGTTTGCCAGCCATCAATTTAATTATAAAGAGATTACGTTGAAAGAGGGCTGGGCTTTTTTTAAACAAAATATGATTCGTGGGAATGTGCTTTTTTATGGGTGGCTGTTGTTGCTTGCCTTACTTGCCTATAATTTGTTTTTATCTGTTCAAGTTCAAGGGATTGTTTTTTTGATGATTGATTTTATCTTAGTTTTTGGCATGATTTATGGTAGCGTTACCTTTCAATATTCTTTGTTATTAGATAGCTATTATGAGATCAGTTTACGGAATTTATTGAAGTTGGCCTTTATTTCGACGTTATCTAATTTTGCTAATTTATTAAAAATCGCGATTGGTGTGTGTGTTATTTTATTTGTGACCTGGCAGTATAAAGGCCTTCTTTTGTTTGGGACGTTTTCGCTGATTCAGCTATGGAGTTTCACTGCGACGAAATCATGGCGAACAAGTCTTGATGAACGTTTGGGCTGCCATGTTTAA
- a CDS encoding sensor histidine kinase has product MNVWAAMFKRSSSSFNKKTLLNRLLKNYALILVSLILIGMISISMNTYWQSMGRGKITTQEAVDMIGRSINDKNLQGKMMLNGLTETQDKINNLNRYMDASISDYLNYSYDQQLATGNYLFLPSQVKNFYTTYDNIESVIMVLNNYDGYYLSTLDNKSGDKKSGSPDLNNKFYLAYPITNPVTLEVLGSFYVEFSKKDILDSLVHLTSFDGLSAYVFSNTGYQLLTYTEKVGTSDQLLIKQKMKETSQLPLQTLAETNLVEHLETTSGFDILVTLSNKKILTQVFFELRFLMLGGLTLILLLLYLLYRTFTKYSQQVDTIMESMALVSQGDLNTRINEQTTQFELKELSKGINTMLDNSEQYIADIYKLEIKQQDAHMRALQSQISPHFLYNTLEYIRMYALSEGSEELADVVYAFSTLLRNNTDQAKTTTLEKELSFCEKYVYLYQMRYPDRVAYHFEIDEQLNELVLPKFSIQPLIENYFVHGIDFSRNDNAISVKACLVDGLVDIRIRDNGKGISKHKLNLIQEKLKSTQIELHDSIGLQNVNERLRAYFGPSFSMTIIQNDRKGMSINLSFMLVSQDNKEQNKAKAAREVSQ; this is encoded by the coding sequence ATGAACGTTTGGGCTGCCATGTTTAAGCGCTCATCTTCGTCGTTCAATAAAAAGACACTACTAAATCGGTTGTTAAAAAATTATGCATTGATTCTAGTATCGCTGATTTTGATTGGTATGATTAGTATCAGTATGAATACGTATTGGCAATCGATGGGAAGAGGAAAAATCACAACGCAAGAAGCAGTGGATATGATTGGTCGTTCAATCAATGATAAAAATTTACAAGGAAAAATGATGTTGAATGGACTAACGGAGACACAAGATAAAATAAATAATTTAAATCGTTATATGGATGCTTCGATTTCAGATTATTTAAATTACTCTTACGATCAGCAGTTAGCTACTGGGAATTATTTGTTTTTACCTAGTCAGGTGAAGAATTTTTATACGACGTATGACAATATTGAGTCGGTCATTATGGTGTTAAATAATTATGATGGCTATTATCTTTCTACATTGGACAATAAGAGTGGGGATAAAAAAAGCGGCTCTCCTGATTTGAATAATAAATTTTATTTAGCGTATCCGATTACAAATCCTGTGACGTTAGAAGTCTTAGGGAGTTTTTATGTCGAATTTTCCAAAAAGGACATCCTTGATAGTTTGGTTCATTTAACCTCTTTTGATGGATTATCTGCATATGTATTTTCCAATACGGGCTATCAGTTGTTAACGTACACAGAAAAAGTCGGCACAAGTGATCAACTGTTGATCAAACAAAAAATGAAAGAAACCTCTCAATTACCGCTGCAAACATTAGCTGAAACAAATTTAGTGGAACATCTGGAAACGACGAGTGGTTTTGATATTCTTGTTACACTGTCCAATAAGAAAATTTTGACACAGGTGTTTTTTGAATTGCGCTTTTTAATGCTGGGTGGCTTGACCTTGATTTTGTTGTTATTATATTTGCTTTATCGAACCTTTACAAAATACTCGCAGCAAGTGGATACTATCATGGAATCAATGGCTCTTGTTTCGCAAGGGGATTTGAACACACGAATTAATGAGCAGACCACACAGTTTGAGTTAAAAGAGCTTTCTAAAGGGATTAATACAATGTTGGACAACAGTGAACAATACATTGCTGACATTTATAAGCTAGAAATCAAACAGCAAGATGCCCATATGAGGGCGTTACAATCGCAAATCAGTCCGCATTTTTTATACAATACACTGGAGTATATTCGGATGTACGCATTAAGTGAAGGAAGTGAAGAGTTAGCAGACGTCGTCTATGCTTTTTCTACCTTATTACGTAATAACACCGATCAGGCGAAAACAACGACATTGGAAAAAGAGCTGAGTTTTTGCGAAAAATATGTGTACTTGTACCAAATGAGGTACCCAGATCGAGTAGCCTATCACTTTGAAATCGATGAACAATTAAACGAATTAGTATTACCAAAATTTTCAATTCAGCCTTTGATAGAGAATTACTTTGTTCATGGGATTGATTTTTCCCGCAATGATAATGCCATCAGTGTAAAAGCGTGTTTAGTAGATGGCTTGGTTGACATTAGGATTCGGGATAATGGAAAAGGAATTTCCAAGCATAAACTAAATCTAATTCAAGAGAAACTAAAAAGCACTCAGATTGAATTGCACGATTCGATTGGTCTACAAAATGTCAATGAGCGTTTGCGTGCCTATTTTGGGCCTAGTTTTTCTATGACAATTATACAAAATGACAGGAAAGGGATGTCCATCAACCTTTCATTTATGTTGGTTAGTCAAGATAACAAGGAACAGAACAAGGCAAAAGCAGCTCGTGAAGTTTCACAGTAA
- a CDS encoding response regulator transcription factor codes for MTYNVLLVDDEYMIVNGLKKIISWETEGFTIKGTARNPKEALTLMETEAIDLVITDITMPEMTGLEFIEAAQKEAGQFEFMILSGYQKFDFLKGGLQLGAINYLMKPVDKEELLKSVKKAKTRLDSRTQEETRKGLYSDILLSQWVNGEIDTDSLEELSDLVAIEEEVDWTVLLIEVNREQKIYFTEWLKEKGQCLFFSRNLGDKSLLVHIFRGNKRQLNQLIAENPLQSMRDDSWLISIGETVKDWEDVPDSFEKASQTLQRYKFYETSGSNILYSVFSDDFDLSSDIINFNKTLMVGDFTTIEGVVGEIFTKTQKIGARPEDVRHITFMLFMDIYRCFNHLDEGEYQQVLDDINHSSNADRLREILFTTLKQITREKISYEYSENVQNVIDKIRSDYTSELTLKYVAQSLHLNVMYLGQLFKKETKKSFSQYLNQYRMKKAQNLLLYSDDNVNEIADKIGFNNSTYFSQMFKKMNDLTPKEFREKYKHRYHSIGEDG; via the coding sequence ATGACGTATAATGTTTTATTAGTCGATGATGAATATATGATCGTTAATGGACTGAAAAAAATTATTTCCTGGGAAACAGAAGGGTTTACCATCAAGGGAACGGCTAGAAACCCTAAAGAAGCGTTGACGTTAATGGAAACAGAAGCAATTGATTTAGTGATTACAGACATTACGATGCCAGAGATGACAGGTTTAGAGTTTATTGAAGCCGCTCAAAAAGAAGCGGGACAGTTTGAATTTATGATTCTTTCTGGGTATCAAAAGTTCGATTTTTTAAAGGGTGGTCTGCAACTAGGTGCGATCAATTACTTAATGAAACCTGTAGACAAAGAAGAATTGCTAAAAAGCGTTAAAAAAGCGAAAACACGTTTAGATAGCCGGACTCAAGAAGAAACGAGAAAAGGGTTATACAGTGACATTTTATTATCCCAGTGGGTCAATGGAGAAATTGATACAGATAGTTTAGAGGAATTGAGTGACCTTGTGGCTATTGAAGAAGAGGTTGACTGGACTGTGTTGCTGATTGAGGTCAATCGTGAACAGAAAATTTATTTTACTGAATGGTTAAAAGAAAAAGGGCAATGTTTATTTTTTTCTCGAAATTTAGGAGATAAAAGCTTGCTTGTACATATTTTTAGAGGGAACAAGCGCCAGTTAAACCAACTAATCGCAGAGAATCCCTTACAATCAATGCGTGATGATAGTTGGTTGATAAGCATTGGCGAGACAGTAAAAGATTGGGAAGATGTGCCTGATAGTTTTGAAAAAGCGAGTCAGACGTTACAGCGATATAAGTTTTATGAAACAAGCGGCAGCAATATTTTATACTCGGTATTTTCGGATGATTTTGATCTTTCCTCTGATATCATCAATTTTAATAAGACCTTGATGGTAGGTGATTTTACGACGATTGAAGGAGTGGTTGGAGAAATTTTTACAAAGACTCAAAAAATTGGTGCCCGTCCAGAAGATGTTCGCCATATTACCTTTATGTTGTTTATGGATATTTACCGTTGTTTTAATCATTTGGATGAAGGGGAATACCAACAAGTTTTAGATGATATCAACCATTCGTCAAATGCAGATAGATTGCGGGAGATTTTATTCACCACACTGAAGCAAATCACTCGGGAAAAAATCAGTTATGAATATTCAGAAAATGTCCAAAATGTCATTGATAAAATTCGCTCCGATTACACGAGCGAACTAACGTTAAAATATGTCGCACAATCCCTTCATTTAAATGTGATGTACCTGGGACAATTGTTCAAAAAAGAAACCAAAAAGAGTTTTTCCCAATATTTGAATCAATACCGTATGAAAAAAGCTCAAAATCTATTATTGTATTCGGATGATAACGTCAATGAGATCGCCGATAAGATTGGGTTTAATAATAGTACGTATTTCTCGCAAATGTTTAAAAAAATGAATGATCTGACACCGAAAGAATTCCGTGAAAAATATAAGCATCGCTACCATTCGATAGGAGAAGATGGGTGA
- a CDS encoding S8 family peptidase — protein MIALKVKNERAMVKTVSDYKNLAVSEKKRIVKIGVIDGEIDKEHIAFSDLYSIKKRYFSDNITDSDITHGTSVLGVICGNNDLGIGDSRYLEVMNAVILSDGLASSGNLKQAIEWCIEQEVEVINVSVAFTIFRKELLEIINSDKAKNILFIFSNGNFDTQKRILKKEVNNMIFVGATDSNGNKAYMNSNSNADVYFQGIDIMTAIGENKFQNMKGTTYSTAIATGLSVKKLQSTKSREENQVKYLKNFIFSQSTIHGE, from the coding sequence TTGATAGCTTTAAAGGTAAAAAATGAACGAGCTATGGTCAAGACCGTATCGGATTATAAGAACTTAGCTGTCTCTGAAAAAAAAAGAATTGTGAAAATAGGTGTTATAGACGGGGAGATTGATAAGGAGCATATAGCTTTTAGTGATCTTTATTCCATAAAGAAAAGATATTTCTCTGATAATATAACTGATAGCGATATTACTCATGGTACTTCTGTGTTAGGTGTTATTTGTGGCAATAATGATCTTGGAATAGGGGATTCTAGATATCTCGAAGTGATGAACGCAGTTATATTATCAGATGGATTAGCATCGTCTGGAAATTTGAAACAAGCAATTGAATGGTGTATAGAACAAGAGGTAGAAGTTATAAACGTCAGTGTAGCGTTTACAATTTTTCGCAAGGAATTACTGGAAATTATAAATTCTGACAAAGCAAAAAATATTCTTTTTATTTTTTCTAATGGAAATTTTGATACGCAAAAAAGGATATTGAAAAAAGAAGTAAATAATATGATTTTTGTTGGTGCAACAGATAGTAATGGGAACAAAGCTTATATGAACTCAAATTCAAATGCAGATGTTTATTTTCAAGGAATAGATATCATGACAGCGATAGGAGAGAATAAATTTCAAAACATGAAAGGCACTACTTATTCTACTGCTATTGCAACGGGGCTTTCAGTAAAAAAATTACAATCCACTAAAAGCAGAGAGGAAAATCAAGTGAAATATTTGAAGAATTTTATTTTTTCTCAAAGTACAATTCATGGGGAGTGA